Proteins co-encoded in one Arachis hypogaea cultivar Tifrunner chromosome 11, arahy.Tifrunner.gnm2.J5K5, whole genome shotgun sequence genomic window:
- the LOC140176122 gene encoding uncharacterized protein translates to MVLDLKGNKFTWFSNPRNGFITKERIDRVLVNWQWRKKFQHAVLEVLPAISSDHCPLMLTTSPRNKTNTHFKYEAFRKDHEECCNVINKGWNKEIIRGTAWTNIIQRMKNCKEELRKWSRTTFKRADKEILKMKEELRKLQNSSLEENKQQQINQIKRRISKMWRQEEKYWGQRSRLKWLKWGDKNTTFFHATTIQRKDRNRIERLKNSVGQWVQGGDEILKLAEEHFPKLFTSEKRESLQECIRKIPRKVTNEMNEEILGNIRDDEIRAAAFSLGGLKAPGLDGLNGMFYQKH, encoded by the coding sequence TAGTAAACTGGCAATGGAGGAAAAAGTTTCAACATGCTGTTTTGGAAGTCCTGCCAGCGATAAGTTCGGATCATTGTCCATTAATGCTGACTACTAGCCCGAGGAATAAAACGAATACGCATTTTAAGTATGAGGCATTTCGGAAAGATCATGAGGAATGCTGCAATGTTATTAATAAGGGATGGAACAAAGAGATCATAAGAGGAACTGCATGGACCAACATTATTCAAAGGATGAAGAATTGCAAGGAAGAATTGAGAAAATGGAGCAGGACCACTTTTAAAAGGGCTGACAAGGAAATTTTGAAGATGAAGGAGGAGCTTAGAAAACTACAGAATTCAAGTTTGGAAGAGAATAAACAGCAACagattaatcaaataaaaagaagaatttcAAAAATGTGGAGGCAAGAAGAAAAATACTGGGGGCAACGATCAAGGTTAAAATGGCTTAAATGGGGAGATAAGAATACTACATTTTTTCACGCTACTACCATTCAGAGGAAAGATAGGAATAGAATAGAAAGGTTAAAGAATTCAGTAGGACAATGGGTCCAAGGGGGTGATGAAATTTTAAAACTGGCAGAAGAACATTTTCCCAAGTTGTTTACTTCTGAAAAGAGAGAAAGTTTACAGGAGTGCATTAGGAAAATACCGAGAAAGGTAACCAATGAGATGAATGAAGAGATCCTAGGAAATATAAGGGATGATGAAATAAGAGCTGCAGCATTTAGTCTGGGAGGTTTAAAGGCCCCAGGACTAGATGGACTCAACGGGATGTTCTACCAAAAGCATTAG